A stretch of DNA from Thermodesulfobacteriota bacterium:
TGGCCGAGATCGGCCGCAAGGTGGCGCCCCGCATCCCCATGACCCCGGAGGCCTGCCAGCGCTATCTGGCCGGTATCGAGTATGACCTGGGCCCGGCCAAGATCCGGGCCCTGGAGCGGTATTTCGCCATCCTCATCGGCAGGGGCGAGGCCAGCCCGCGGGCTTTGCCCCTGCAGCTCATCGGCGGGCAGCTGCCGGTGCCGGAGCGGGCACCGGCCTTGCCCTGCGGTCTTTGCCCATGACGGTTCCCAGCCCGGCCCTGAAGAAGGCCTTTGTCCGCGAGAAGTTTGCGGCCATCGCCAAGCGCTATGATCTGCTGAACTCGGTCCTCTCCATGCAGGTGGACCGCTACTGGCGGTACGTCACCACCCGGCTCCTGGCCGAGTTTCCTGCCGGGCCGGTTCTGGATCTGTGCGCCGGCACCTTGCCCCTGTCCCTGGAGCTGGCCCGCCAGGCCCGGGATCGCCGGGTGGTGGCCATCGATTTCTGCGAGGACATGCTCCGGGCCGGCCGGGCGGTGCTGCCGGCGGATGGCCGGCGGGGGCGGATCTTTCCGGTCTGTGGCGACGGCGAGGAGATCCCGGCCAGGAGCGACGCCTTCTGGGGTATCACCGTGGCCTTCGGGGTCCGCAACCTCTCCCGCACCGAGCGGGGTCTGGCGGAGATGCACCGGGTGCTGAAGCCCGGCGGCCGCCTCCTGATCCTGGAGTTCTCCCGGCCCAGCTCCTCCTGGTTCGGTCCCTTGTACCGCTTCTACCTGAACCGGGTGCTGCCCAAGGTGGCGGGGGCGGTCTCCGGGGACCGGGAGGCCTACGAGTATCTGGCCTCCTCCATCGCCGCCTTCTATGAGCCGGCCGAGCTTTTGGCCATGATGACCCGGGCCGGCTTCGTCGCCGTCGAGGCCAGGCCCCTCACCATGGGCATCGTCACCATCTACTCCGGCCGCAAGGCGAGGCCATGAAGGACGAGCGCCAGCGGGCGCTGGTGGCCATCACCGGCGCCTCCGGCAGCCTTTATGCCCTGCATGTGCTGGCCCAGTTGGCCCGGCTGGGCGTCGAGGTGCACGGCATCGTCTCCGAGGCCGGCCGCCAGGTGCTG
This window harbors:
- a CDS encoding ubiquinone/menaquinone biosynthesis methyltransferase, with product MTVPSPALKKAFVREKFAAIAKRYDLLNSVLSMQVDRYWRYVTTRLLAEFPAGPVLDLCAGTLPLSLELARQARDRRVVAIDFCEDMLRAGRAVLPADGRRGRIFPVCGDGEEIPARSDAFWGITVAFGVRNLSRTERGLAEMHRVLKPGGRLLILEFSRPSSSWFGPLYRFYLNRVLPKVAGAVSGDREAYEYLASSIAAFYEPAELLAMMTRAGFVAVEARPLTMGIVTIYSGRKARP